GAAAACACTTATTAAACAAAATGCTTATATTTATAGAATCGATATGTGCGCTAATACATGTGCTCATGATGCAGCCTTTAAAGGGAGATGTGATGTTATAGAGCATATGATAAAGTCGGGGTTAGATGTAAACTACCCAACCAAAATGGGAATTACATTGCTTCAATTAGCGGCTTATAAAGGTCACCTTGAATTGGTGAaactcttgatcagtaaaggggcaaaGGTCAATGACAATGACAAATATGGTTATACAGCATTAGATGCAGCTGAAGAATCGAAAAATGAAAGTATAGTTCAATACCTCACTGAATCTGGGGCTACGGCAGATGATCATGTGAATAAACCACCCGCTGAGCATCTTGCGGCATTAAGTGGAGACTTTGTAGTATTACAATCACTCAAACAGgataatactgatatatataatttaccaaaTTATGGCGATATGGGATCTCATGCAGCAACTATTCACGGGATATATAAGACAATTGAGTTTATGTTAGAGTCGGGGtttgatgtaaactgcaaaactaaaggagatacaatgcttcatttagcAGCTCAGaaaggtcacagagaattagtgaaactcttgatcagtaaaggggcaaatgtcaatgacaaaaacaacaatgGTCGCACACCATTATATGCAGGTGTCGAATCTAACAATGTTAGTGTAgttcaggaactcattgagagtggggctaGAGTAGATGTTCATGACAATCAACAATGCACTCCTATGTATCTTGCAACATATAGAGGATATATTCTgataatgaaaactcttattcaagcaaAAGCTGATATATACTacgaaaatgaaatttataaagaTATGGGTGATCATCATAATGCAGCATTGGGTGGGAAATGTGGTGACATTATTGCTCTGTTAGAGTCGGGGtttgatgtaaactgcaaaaCTAAAGAAGGTAatacaatgcttcatttagcGGCTTTAAAAGGCCACCGAGAATTAGTGCaactcttgatcagtaaaggggcaaaggtcaatgacaaaaacaacaatgGTTGGACAGCATTACATGCAGCCGTTGCATTTAACAATGTTAGTGTAGTTCTgaggaactcattgagagtggggctaGAGTAGATGTTCATGACAATCAGCAATACACTTCTTTGCATCTTGCAACATATTTGGGATATATTCCgataatgaaaactcttattcaagcaaATGCAGATGTATACAATTTTTATACTTATGGCCGAATGGGTGCTCATGATGCAGCAATCGATGGGGAACGTGATGCCAATAATTTTCTGTTAGAATCGGGGtttgatgtaaactgcaaaaataagaaaggaaatacaatgcttcatttagcGGCTTTTACAGGACACAGAGAATTAATGCaactcttgatcagtaaaggggcaaatATCAATGACAAAGATAACATGGGTTACACAGCATTACACAGTGCTGTTGCATCTAACAATGTTAGTTTAgttcaggaactcattgagagtggggctacagTAGATGTTCATGACAATCAACAATGCACTCCTTTGCATCTTGCAACATATTTGGGATATATTCCgataatgaaaactcttattcaagcaaatgcagatatatataacattgataCTTTTGGTAATATGGGTGCTCATGATGCAGCATTGGGTGGGAAATGTGATGTCATCATAGTTCTGTTAGAGTCGGGGtttgatgtaaactgcaaaaataaagaaGGAGATACAATGTTTCATTTAGCGGCTTTGAAAGGACACAGAGAATTAATGCAACTTttgatcagtaaaggggcaaatgtcaatgacaaaAACAACATGGGTTACACAGCATTACACAGTGCTGTTGCATCTAACAATGTTAGTTTAgttcaggaactcattgagagtggggctacagtagatatttataacaatcaacAAAAAACTCCTTTGCATCTTGCAACATATAATGGATATATTCCgataatgaaaactcttattcaagcaaatgcagatatatataacattgataCTTTTGGTAATATGGGTGCTCATGATGCAGCATTGGGTGGGAAATGTGATGTCATCACAGTTCTGTTAGAGTCGGGTTTGGGGTtttgatgtaaactgcaaaaataaaaagaaggagaTACAATGTTTCATTTAGCGGCTTTTGGAAAGGACACCAAGAAAGAATTAATGCAACTTTTGATCAGTAAACggggcaaatgtcaatgacaaaAAAACAACATGGGTTACACAGCATTACACAGTGCTGTTGCATTTCTAACAATGTTAGTTTAGTTCAGCaactcattgagagtggggctacagTAGATGTTCATGACAATGAACAATGCACTCCTTTGTATCTTGCAACACATTTGGGATATATTCCAataatgaaaactcttattcaagcaaatgcagatatatataaaattgatacTTTTGGCAATATGGGTGCTCATATTGCAGCATTGTGTGGGAAATGTGATGCCATCACAGTTCTGTTAGAGTCGGGGtttgatgtaaactgcaaaaCTAAAATAGGAAATACAATGTTTCATTTAGCGGCTTTTAAAGGACACATAGAATTATTACaactcttgatcagtaaaggggcaaatgtcaatgacaaaTGCTACAAAGGACTCACAGCATTACATTACGCTGTTGCATCTAACAATGTTAATGCAGTTCAGGATctcattgagagtggggctacagTAGATGTTCATGACAAAAAACAATGCACTCCTTTGTATCTTGCAACATATTTAGGATATATTCCgataatgaaaactcttattcaagcaaatgcagatatatataaaattgctaCTTGTGGCAATATGGGTGCTCATGATGCAGCATTGGGTGGGAAATGTGATGTCATCACAGTTCTGTTAGAGTCAGGGTTTGAAGTAAACcgtaaaaataaattaggaagtaCAATGCTTCATTTAGCAGCTGGGaaaggtcacagagaattagtTCAGTTCTTGATAagtaaaggggcaaatgtcaatgacaaaGACAACGAAGGTCGCACAGCATTAAATGCAGCTGTTGCATCTAACAATGTTAGTGTAgttcaggaactcattgagagtggggctacagTAGATGTTCAGAGCAATGAATGATATAATCAACTTTTCTTTTTGCGACAACAGAGGGAATATAGGAAATAAGATACCCATTTATAAGAAATAGGATGCCCACTTATAGAAAATAAGATGCCCACTTCTAGGAAATAAGATGCCCATTTATAGGAAATAAGATGCCCACTTATAGGAAATAAGATGCCCATTTATAGGAAATAAGATACCAATTTATAGGAAATAAGATGCCCATTTATAGGAAATAGAATGCCCATTTATAGGAAATAAGATACCCATTTATAGGAAATATGAAGTCCATTTGTAGTCAATATGATGCCCATTTATAGTAAATATGATATCCACATGGTGTCCATTTATAGGAAATAGGATGCCCACTTATAGGAAATAAGATGCCCATTTATAGGTAATATGATGCCCATTTATAGGAAGTATGAAGTTCATTTGTATTCGATATGATGTCCATTTATAGAAAATAGATATCCTTTGATAGGAAGTAGTTGTCCCTTCATGGGAACTAAGAGGTTCATTGATAGGAAAGAACAGAAGGCAGCAGAAGGCAAGGTTATCTATCAACGACAATGCAGAAACTACTTCCTCTGTTGGCTGCTGCGTCTACAGGTGTCTCGGGTACGTCACACACTGCAGGCAGCCTCccagcagcagctgcagcaggTGCAACAGCTGTGACTGTGCTTCTGGTGTTGGCTGCCTCTGCACAAGGAGGCTAAGAGGGCTGCCCATCCGCCAAGAAGaagctggaatctctctctctggtccttcCACAAGTTGCCTGGTGAGTAACAGGAACGTTCTGCTCTCCCTCCAGCAAGGTTATATATAGTCCTCACGCACTTTGCATAAAATGTCTGTGAACAGATACACATAAAGGCACGTATACATCAGCTGGGTTTTGTGTGTTGTAAACAATTATTGCACAGACGCTCTCGCATACGCTGATGTAATACATGACGTGCTATATTTCTATTAGTGTGCTTCAATATCTGGGCCTCAGTCACTTCTGCtaccattatttcttttgtttgtttatgcctGCAATATATTTAAAGGTGCCTTCGGTGAGTCTCTCGAGACACTACTCATTCACATGGTCAGGGCCTTTTGGCAGAGGATTCAACTGCAGACCACAAACAGTTTGCAAGTAATACCCGAGGAGATATCGCCGAGGTGTCAATGTCTCTGAGTGGTTCAGAAAGAAGCCACTGCAGAACACCAAGTTTAAGTGAGTCAGTATAAAAAACAGGAGCTTTCGACCTAAACGAAGGTGAAGAGGACTTCGGTGAACATCAAAAACCCCTGCCTGATATTTATTCACTTGAACTTTTATGCGGTGACTTTTTCTCAGCCATTCAAGAATAACACAAAGAATGTGTCTTGAATACTAACTAatgtttttttctgctttgtCTCTTCTTCTAACAGGTACCACTGCTGTGACCACTGCCTTAACCTCAGTGCAGGTCCAGGTGTGGAAGCAAGGCCCCCTCTTCCTTTCGTAGATCTGGATTCTGCAAAGATCCATCCCCGGTTTCtagtttgtctttttatttagaaACCACAGACAACTACAGTGAGGAACAACAGACCGAGATGAGGGACAACTAAAGTGTGAAGGTAAAGTTAATCACCAACAATATAGTACTACGTCTTTGGCGGTGAATTGCCATTTGAAATGGCAATAAAGAGGCAAGGTTAAAAACTCACAGATAACAGGAAGATATAGTTAGCTGCTGGGCATCTGTctataaataatagaatatattagtGGCACTGAAAGAATTTAGTGAAAATGGGCCTTACAAATTACCAGCAAATTGGTCCCACAGTATGGGGTGCCTTGCTTGCTTCAACTGTCTTCTCTCTcaaatcctttctctctcttctctctctctctctcgtctctctctctctctctctcttctctctctctctctctctctctctatgcaaatgaaattggaatatatattacatttatgcgATTTGGTGTCTTCCAGTTAGTAAGCCATAGGCTGGTATATTTCTAGTTCTTTCTAGATGTTAAAATATTTTGGTGGGTTCCCCAGATCTTGGAACCTTCAGACAGTCCTGAGAATACAAGTCCCCTTAGGAGGTCATGAACCTCTGGGACAGCAATATACCAGGTATGGTTTATGAAGAATTGTTCTGGAAATGAGCAACATCAGAGATTATTTCTGAATATTagcttctgtttttttctttatgcttGATAGGCTTGACTTATTTTTGAGTGTGAAAAATCCACAGTCTTATTACTGATCCAAGAACTGTTGAACCCCCAAGACCTCCAGCTGTTTCACTGATGATTGATGGGAGccaaatttgaatgcccaagaattCTTCTAGACACATCATGTATTCTCTCCTCCATTTCACTTATTTGATAAGGATCTCCAAAGGAGTCCACAGACGATCTCCCTAAGCTTTATGCAACTCCGCTATTTCCAGGATTGCTGCTGCTAGACGTTGCTATTTCTGGGTGATTCCTGGGAATGGCCAGTCTCTGTGGAAACAGCCCAACATCCAGTATCTGGTGTCTGCAACCTATCCCCACCTGCCCACGAGTTGTTCGGGATGGAAGTCATCTCCAAAGGTCCAGGAAGACGACACACAAACTGAATGTGACATTTAAAAGATAATCACAAAAACTCTTGAAGACCACTGGAACCAAGTCTTACAAAAAAGCTGTGGAGATTAGAGGCAACAGACTGAGGCTAAGTGATCGTAGGTTTTAGTTTGGGTTcgaatccctccctccctccttctccaATGGTGAAATCATTTCCCAGATACTTACTTGGTTGTCATTGTGTGATAGTTCAGGCTAACGCTCTGTTGAACCTTCCAGTGCTGTTGTTGGTAGGAGGAGGCCTGcagtgctcctcctcctcctcctccactccggaataaataaacaaatgaacacTCTCTCATTGTGGTGCCCATTTTTGAACCCAAGCTGTACAATGTGCCTCTGGAGTGCCTGACAATAGCGGAAAAAAAAACCTCTGGAGTGCCTGacaatagtgaaaaaaaaaacctgtgtgaTCTGTGTCGGGGAAAAACACTCGTCAGTCCATTGATCAGAgactttccaaaatccctccttGTCGTGGCGAGCGCTGGGGGTTGTTGTTGAACTGAATCTCTAGGACAGTCGCTCAGGTTCTGTTAGGGGGGAGTGCGGACAGACGCATGGAAAACCTAGAACTTTCAACTTGCAGTTGGATTGTGAAAAGCTCATCATAAAGCTACCGCAGGAGGTCTGGAGATCAGTCTCTGGTCTCCCCGCCCCAGAGTTTGTCTGGAGTGGGGTTCCTTGGTGTGGTGACTGACTACCACAAGTCTGTCTGTACGTATCAAATAACTAGTACTAGTACTCGGGTGATACAGAAGAAGAATCGGCACAAGCACACAATGAGATTGGAAGTTCCcccactgactgactgactgactgactgactgactgactgactgactgactgtgagGAGAAATGACAAAGTGATGGGAGTGAAATGTCGTCATCATCAGCTAccgtctctcttcctcctccttcttgttCGTCCGGGTGCAACAATGCTCCGAGCTGAAATGGCAGGTAGACACTTTTGTGCCGTTCCAGTTATTTCCTTACAAGTGCTTATTATACAGATTTTATGCCATGCTTTGTGTAACGTATATTAGACTATTACTAGTCTTACCCTGATGTTGTCaccttcttaggtttagatgttttACATATTATACATTCCTTGTCGTTTTGGTACGTGACTGGTGTTCCGGCTGAGCGGAAATAATGTTGTTATGAAGTGTTGTAGCAATGCAGTGTCTCTGTCCTTTTGTGACATATGACAAAGAGGATTTTCACTTAGGACAAGGGAAATCAGTGGGTTATCTTTAATATATAGGCAGAACATAGTACATACTTACACCTGTATTGATTATACATGATATTGGTTATGtatggatgtgtgaatgaatgAGGTGCTTCCTGCAAACATCGTAAGGTTGCAATTAACAAAACTGCAGCTTTTGTGATAGTCCACAGACACCACCCTGCTCACGAACGAGTTACTACGTTGAACTGCTCGTTAAGTAGATCGTACTGCATTTTTCTTCACGCCTATTCAAGTATAGTACGACAGAGAGTCAATACAGTTCTGTATGTTTCTTTCATCCCAAACCACAGTAGTACACTGTATGTACAGCAAGTTATGTACAGAACAGAATTTGAACTCCAGGGTCAAAGGGGAGCGCTCTGGCAATAGTCTCCATTCTAATCACATTCGTTTGGATCTGAAAGTTCGATCAAAAGTAGAGAATGTTCGTAAATAGGGTGTTGTCTGTGTGTAGTATACATTTCATTTCTGCTGTAAAATCACCAGTGCATTCTAGTGGTTTATAGAGAACTTGACATTGTTGAGCTCAGGTTGGTACAAGAATTGGCTGCAGGCATTAATGCTGGAtttcgagttaaaaaaaaaaaaaaaaaaaaaaaagaccaaatcaAAGTGCAACAATTTTATTCGTCTCTTCCTACCTGCGTCGCATCTTTACGAGTCCAGGTGAGGGAACTTTAATAACAACAATACTATTATGGACTTTCTTAGAGGCAAACATAATGATTGCAGCTGGTTTTTGAAATCCTACTGTGCAAGTAAGATAAGAACACTTGTAACTGACAAATGTATGTAGGGAATGATTTATGAGTTGGCTTTggatcgtattattattatattagtatcattattattattattattatcgttattatattattattcagatgatgaagaaccctattcacatgaaacaagaagcccaccaaagggccactatagacttgaaattcaagaagcttccaaagaatgttgtggTCATTcaatagaagtaacagaaggtattgAGAAATGCGGAAAGTTGTTAGAAAACCAGATAAATcgatacattaataaataacttgataaatatttaagtaaatcattaaaacacacGTTGAATTGTATCAGGGTAGTCATTCATGCATTGCACCTTCGCCCTTGAACTTCTTCAGTTCCAGCTGCACGAAGTCTTCCAGGAGGCTTCTTGCAATATCAGTCCTCTATTTTAATGTTGTAAAGGCTGGTTttgaatcaattaaaaaaattaaaaaataaacttcttGTGTTCTTGGTCATGATCTTACCTAGCTTACTCATGCAGGACACATCACAGGGCAATCGAAGAAAGCGGGAATGAAATGCTGCAGTTTTGGCTTTCAGAGGAAGCGACTCGTCGCGACACAAGTATATTTGAAGCGAGTGAGGcagatattttattataattttcataaagtGACGATTCTAAAGGAAACTAAAGTCGCTTCTTGTTCTCTGCTTAGTTATGATTAGAACAAAGGTCTAAAC
This region of Macrobrachium nipponense isolate FS-2020 chromosome 25, ASM1510439v2, whole genome shotgun sequence genomic DNA includes:
- the LOC135198956 gene encoding serine/threonine-protein phosphatase 6 regulatory ankyrin repeat subunit B-like — protein: MEILRETVASIDASDENGCTALHRAVESNDVSVVQELIESGATVNVHDNQQKTPLHLATDWGYIPIMKTLIQANADIYNIDTYGNMGAHDAALGGKCDVITVLLESGFDINWKNKEGDTMFHLAALKGHRELMQLLFSKGANVNDIGNMGRTPLHAAVESNNVNVVQELIESGAKADVHDNQQKTPLHLATYLGAIPIMKTLIQAHADIYFTDICGDMAAHVAAKYGKKDALEYLLGLGFDVKCKTKGGNTLLNLAASKGHRELVQLLITKGANINDQGCYGYTALHSAVQSNHDILVQYLIEFGAGVDAENGMLQTPLHIAAMMGHMPPLKTLIKQNAYIYRIDMCANTCAHDAAFKGRCDVIEHMIKSGLDVNYPTKMGITLLQLAAYKGHLELVKLLISKGAKVNDNDKYGYTALDAAEESKNESIVQYLTESGATADDHVNKPPAEHLAALSGDFVVLQSLKQDNTDIYNLPNYGDMGSHAATIHGIYKTIEFMLESGFDVNCKTKGDTMLHLAAQKGHRELVKLLISKGANVNDKNNNGRTPLYAGVESNNVSVVQELIESGARVDVHDNQQCTPMYLATYRGYILIMKTLIQAKADIYYENEIYKDMGDHHNAALGGKCGDIIALLESGFDVNCKTKEANADVYNFYTYGRMGAHDAAIDGERDANNFLLESGFDVNCKNKKGNTMLHLAAFTGHRELMQLLISKGANINDKDNMGYTALHSAVASNNVSLVQELIESGATVDVHDNQQCTPLHLATYLGYIPIMKTLIQANADIYNIDTFGNMGAHDAALGGKCDVIIVLLESGFDVNCKNKEGDTMFHLAALKGHRELMQLLISKGANVNDKNNMGYTALHSAVASNNVSLVQELIESGATVDIYNNQQKTPLHLATYNGYIPIMKTLIQANADIYNIDTFGNMGAHDAALGGKCDVITVLKGANVNDKCYKGLTALHYAVASNNVNAVQDLIESGATVDVHDKKQCTPLYLATYLGYIPIMKTLIQANADIYKIATCGNMGAHDAALGGKCDVITVLLESGFEVNRKNKLGSTMLHLAAGKGHRELVQFLISKGANVNDKDNEGRTALNAAVASNNVSVVQELIESGATVDVQSNE